One genomic window of Corynebacterium diphtheriae includes the following:
- a CDS encoding DapH/DapD/GlmU-related protein: protein MSQFGATAIGIANIAMNGEVLDTWYPTPELVPASTSPSYTERLGAQDLPPKLLSLVRLDEDRLVEQVAVRTYIGDLDTPPIDAHDVFLRLHLLSHRLVRPLEINMDNAMSILSRVVWTNKGPCLPENFENIRMSLRNRGLIHVYGIDRLPRMVDYVVPTGVEITEAERVRLGAYLAEGTKVLREGYVSFNAGTLGAGRIEGRLYSGTVVGDNVDLGISASIVPDKPHAQLRVGANCVFGLGSAVMGINLGDNVRVGNNVVIDKETMVYFADRDVTAAAAILDGQSDWQIHAESGRPEPVVRPT from the coding sequence ATGAGTCAATTCGGTGCCACTGCCATCGGTATCGCCAACATTGCCATGAACGGCGAAGTCCTTGATACCTGGTACCCAACCCCAGAATTAGTCCCTGCCAGCACTTCTCCCTCCTACACGGAAAGGCTTGGAGCTCAGGATCTGCCACCTAAGCTTTTGAGCCTTGTGCGTCTCGACGAAGACCGTTTGGTGGAGCAAGTTGCCGTGCGAACCTACATTGGCGATTTAGATACCCCGCCTATCGACGCCCACGATGTGTTCCTGCGTCTGCATCTGTTGTCGCATCGTTTGGTGCGACCTCTCGAGATCAATATGGATAATGCGATGAGCATTCTTTCTCGAGTGGTGTGGACGAACAAGGGTCCTTGTTTGCCGGAAAATTTTGAAAACATCAGAATGTCGCTACGCAACCGTGGCCTTATTCACGTCTATGGTATTGATCGTTTACCCCGCATGGTCGATTATGTGGTTCCCACAGGGGTAGAAATCACCGAAGCGGAACGTGTCCGCTTGGGCGCCTATCTTGCAGAAGGCACCAAGGTTTTGCGAGAAGGATATGTTTCTTTCAATGCAGGCACCCTTGGCGCTGGTCGAATTGAAGGCCGTTTGTATTCCGGAACAGTGGTAGGTGACAACGTCGATCTCGGCATTTCGGCCTCGATTGTTCCTGATAAGCCCCATGCTCAGCTGCGCGTTGGTGCTAATTGCGTGTTCGGATTGGGTTCTGCTGTCATGGGGATCAACCTTGGCGACAACGTCCGCGTGGGCAACAATGTGGTGATCGACAAGGAGACGATGGTGTACTTTGCAGACCGCGACGTCACCGCCGCAGCTGCGATTCTTGACGGTCAATCGGACTGGCAAATTCATGCCGAAAGTGGCCGACCGGAGCCCGTCGTTCGCCCCACATAG
- the dapE gene encoding succinyl-diaminopimelate desuccinylase — protein MLDLTTNPIDLTRALVDIESPSHYEKNIADAIEQALHAIDNVEVLRHGNTLVARTHRGLGERVILAGHIDTVPIADNVPSHMEGDVMFGCGTVDMKSGMAVYLHAFATLANHPALAKDLTVVCYEGEEVASEYNGLGHVQAAHPDWLSGDLALLGEPSGAVIEAGCQGTIRLRVTAHGVRAHSARSWLGDNAMHKLAPVITNIAQYDAQEVLVDGCLYQEGLNIVHCESGVATNTIPDEAWMFVNFRFAPNRSVDEALAHMLEVLDLPEGVTYDIDDAVPGARPGLDRPAAAALLEATGGKFRAKYGWTDVSRFSEIGVPAVNFGPGDPAYCHKKDEQCPVSMITEVSRTLVHYLTSTNSQTTGA, from the coding sequence ATGCTCGATTTGACTACGAATCCCATTGACCTCACCCGCGCACTTGTTGATATAGAAAGCCCCTCCCATTACGAAAAGAACATAGCCGACGCCATCGAGCAGGCTCTTCATGCCATCGACAATGTTGAAGTGCTACGCCACGGCAATACTCTTGTTGCTCGTACCCATCGAGGACTAGGAGAAAGGGTAATCCTCGCCGGCCACATCGACACCGTCCCAATAGCCGACAACGTTCCTAGCCACATGGAAGGCGACGTAATGTTCGGCTGCGGCACCGTCGATATGAAATCGGGCATGGCTGTCTATCTTCATGCCTTTGCCACCTTGGCTAACCACCCAGCGCTGGCGAAGGACTTGACCGTCGTCTGTTATGAGGGCGAGGAAGTCGCTAGTGAATACAACGGGCTGGGGCATGTGCAGGCAGCTCACCCCGACTGGTTAAGTGGCGATCTCGCCCTCCTAGGCGAGCCTTCCGGTGCTGTGATCGAAGCTGGATGCCAAGGAACGATTCGTTTGCGCGTCACCGCCCATGGTGTGCGCGCACACTCGGCACGGTCGTGGCTAGGAGACAACGCCATGCACAAATTAGCGCCAGTTATTACGAATATCGCACAATACGACGCCCAAGAAGTGCTTGTCGACGGCTGCCTCTATCAGGAGGGCCTCAACATCGTGCATTGCGAGTCTGGAGTTGCCACGAACACTATCCCCGATGAGGCCTGGATGTTTGTTAACTTCCGTTTCGCACCTAATAGGAGTGTTGACGAAGCCCTAGCCCACATGCTGGAGGTGTTGGATCTACCCGAGGGGGTGACCTATGACATCGACGATGCTGTTCCAGGGGCACGTCCGGGTTTGGATCGTCCGGCAGCTGCCGCCCTCCTAGAGGCGACAGGCGGAAAATTCCGCGCAAAGTACGGTTGGACGGATGTGTCGAGGTTTTCTGAGATTGGTGTTCCAGCGGTGAACTTTGGTCCTGGGGATCCGGCATATTGCCATAAAAAAGACGAACAATGCCCAGTCAGCATGATTACCGAAGTCTCTCGCACGCTGGTGCACTATCTCACGAGTACGAATTCCCAGACGACAGGAGCCTGA
- a CDS encoding TIGR00730 family Rossman fold protein, with product MTTQPQRNERHLCGPVLVRGKKNQSPSTYDQRLLELPADHDWLHADPWRVLRIQSEFVAGFDALSQLPPAVTVFGSARVAPNHPYYDQGVCLGEGLVRAGYAVITGGGPGLMEAANKGAFDADGYSVGLGIELPHEQGINDYVDLGLHFRYFFARKTMFLKYSQAFVCLPGGMGTLDELFEVLCMVQTGKVTNFPIVLLGTSFWGGLVDWIKQRLVGEGMISEEDLSLFLVTDSVDEAVEFIRQAHRRMMHVDD from the coding sequence ATGACTACTCAACCGCAACGCAATGAACGTCATCTGTGCGGGCCAGTGTTGGTGCGAGGCAAAAAGAATCAATCGCCAAGTACCTACGATCAACGCCTCCTAGAGCTTCCTGCTGATCATGATTGGTTGCACGCCGATCCGTGGCGTGTACTGCGAATCCAAAGTGAATTCGTCGCAGGTTTCGATGCCTTATCACAACTACCTCCGGCTGTAACCGTGTTCGGCTCGGCCCGCGTTGCACCCAATCACCCGTACTACGACCAAGGCGTTTGTCTAGGAGAGGGGTTGGTGCGTGCCGGCTACGCTGTGATCACCGGTGGCGGCCCTGGTCTTATGGAGGCCGCAAACAAGGGTGCTTTTGATGCCGATGGTTATTCGGTGGGGTTGGGCATTGAGCTTCCTCACGAGCAAGGCATTAACGACTACGTTGATCTGGGCTTGCACTTTAGGTACTTCTTTGCACGCAAGACGATGTTTTTGAAGTATTCGCAGGCGTTTGTATGCCTTCCGGGCGGTATGGGCACTCTGGATGAGCTCTTCGAGGTGTTGTGCATGGTCCAGACCGGCAAAGTGACCAATTTTCCTATCGTTTTGTTGGGCACCAGTTTCTGGGGTGGGCTTGTCGACTGGATCAAGCAGCGCCTGGTAGGAGAAGGCATGATTTCCGAGGAAGATTTGTCCTTGTTCTTAGTCACTGATTCGGTCGACGAGGCGGTGGAGTTCATTCGCCAAGCGCACCGCAGAATGATGCACGTTGATGACTAG
- the folP gene encoding dihydropteroate synthase: MTRSAFQHDPECATVMAIVNRTPDSFYDHGATHALADAITRASAVIAQGAGIVDIGGVKAGPGPYVSPSEEIERVVPVIDAVHRAHPEITISVDTWRAEVADVAIRAGASLVNDTWAGHDPELAEVAGHYRVGYVCSHTGGVAPRTRPHRVRFDDIVASVIEETTAQAERAVRLGVPEDRILIDPTHDFGKNTFHGLELLRRIDEIVATGWPVLMALSNKDFVGETLARPVDQRVAGTLAATAWAAAHGVAAFRSHQVAETVDVIRMTAAIQGRVSPLATTRGLV; this comes from the coding sequence ATGACTAGGAGTGCGTTTCAACACGATCCCGAGTGCGCAACGGTCATGGCGATCGTTAATCGCACCCCAGATTCCTTTTACGACCACGGTGCGACCCATGCGTTAGCAGATGCCATAACACGCGCCAGTGCTGTGATTGCGCAGGGGGCGGGGATCGTCGATATTGGTGGGGTCAAGGCAGGTCCTGGCCCTTATGTCTCTCCTAGTGAGGAGATTGAACGGGTGGTACCAGTTATCGACGCAGTTCACCGTGCGCACCCCGAGATCACCATTTCGGTAGATACGTGGCGTGCCGAGGTCGCTGATGTGGCGATCCGCGCCGGGGCGTCGTTAGTAAACGACACGTGGGCCGGCCATGATCCGGAGCTTGCCGAGGTAGCGGGACATTATCGCGTGGGATACGTGTGTTCTCATACGGGAGGCGTAGCGCCACGCACCCGCCCGCACCGCGTGCGTTTCGACGACATCGTTGCCTCTGTTATTGAGGAAACAACAGCTCAAGCTGAGCGGGCGGTTCGCCTTGGTGTTCCTGAGGACCGCATTCTTATCGACCCCACCCATGATTTTGGCAAGAACACCTTTCATGGATTGGAGCTGCTGCGGCGTATCGATGAGATTGTGGCAACCGGTTGGCCAGTACTGATGGCCTTGTCTAACAAAGATTTTGTAGGAGAGACACTGGCTCGCCCTGTCGATCAGCGTGTAGCCGGAACCCTTGCAGCTACAGCATGGGCAGCGGCTCATGGAGTTGCGGCTTTTCGTTCGCACCAAGTCGCAGAAACCGTCGACGTGATCCGCATGACCGCCGCAATCCAAGGACGCGTGTCACCTCTGGCTACCACACGGGGGCTTGTATGA
- a CDS encoding glucosyl-3-phosphoglycerate synthase, giving the protein MNVSVVIPALNEEATVADVVALSRRGSDEVIVIDSDSTDATAARAKAAGASVVNWRDVVSLPPIPGKGEALWRGVAAARGDVVVFLDADLTEISPTIVEDLARPFIDDSVMLAKAAYTRGDASGGGGRVTELTARPLLEAFFPELGFVRQPLGGEYAIRRSAALDLPFVGGYGVEVGLLIDVFRCFGAASIAEVEAGHRGHRHRPLRELAPMSRVVASTILQRAGVASGLDGVGQRPAISSLESGVGKV; this is encoded by the coding sequence ATGAACGTCTCCGTAGTAATTCCTGCCCTCAACGAGGAAGCAACCGTGGCCGATGTGGTCGCATTGTCTAGGAGGGGGAGTGACGAGGTCATCGTCATCGACTCCGACTCCACAGATGCCACCGCCGCCCGTGCGAAAGCGGCCGGAGCGAGCGTCGTTAATTGGCGCGACGTTGTGTCCTTGCCTCCGATCCCTGGTAAAGGCGAAGCCCTATGGCGGGGCGTTGCTGCCGCACGTGGCGATGTTGTTGTCTTCTTAGACGCTGATCTCACAGAAATTTCGCCCACTATTGTCGAGGACCTCGCTCGTCCGTTTATCGACGATTCCGTCATGCTTGCGAAAGCCGCCTACACCCGTGGCGATGCGTCTGGCGGCGGCGGGCGCGTGACCGAGTTGACCGCCCGCCCCCTCCTAGAGGCGTTCTTCCCTGAGCTGGGGTTTGTGCGTCAGCCTCTAGGAGGGGAGTATGCCATTCGGCGCAGCGCAGCTCTTGATCTACCGTTTGTTGGCGGATATGGCGTTGAGGTTGGTTTGCTTATCGACGTCTTCCGCTGCTTCGGTGCAGCGTCGATTGCGGAGGTTGAGGCTGGGCATCGTGGTCATCGTCACCGTCCGTTGCGTGAGCTTGCTCCTATGTCACGCGTGGTGGCGTCGACAATTCTGCAGCGTGCTGGTGTGGCTTCGGGGCTGGATGGGGTTGGACAGCGCCCTGCGATATCCTCCTTAGAAAGTGGCGTAGGAAAGGTGTGA
- a CDS encoding DUF3117 domain-containing protein — protein sequence MAAMKPRTGNGPMEAVFESRKIVMRIPTDGGGRLVIEMNKEEAAELGALLTEVSQ from the coding sequence ATGGCAGCCATGAAACCCCGCACGGGAAACGGTCCAATGGAGGCGGTTTTTGAGAGTCGTAAGATTGTGATGCGTATTCCTACCGATGGTGGTGGCCGCTTGGTCATCGAGATGAATAAAGAAGAGGCAGCAGAGCTGGGTGCTTTGCTGACAGAAGTTTCGCAGTAG
- a CDS encoding methyltransferase domain-containing protein, with protein MLSHVVDVLADPMDGSALTLVDDNRRLVSESGHSFDIARQGYVILAGGAGIRYVGDDSSMIHARETFLSGGHFAPFVEAVSNSVHLALDEANVPDDASPVICEVGAGTGYYLAHALDDIENSRGIGIDVSVPAAKMLSKCHPRVGAVVADAWSRLPLRDASIDAITVVFAPRNASEFARVLKPGGQVIVLTADAGHLEELREPLGIIGVEKDKVQRMIDQAADNLVPVSDPEPIEFTMHLDQDSIASQIGMSPSARHIHPDVLGERIATLPSVMDVTARAMITRFAKID; from the coding sequence GTGCTGTCGCATGTTGTAGATGTTCTTGCGGATCCCATGGATGGTTCTGCGTTGACGCTTGTCGACGATAACCGCCGTCTGGTGTCTGAATCCGGCCATAGTTTTGATATTGCACGTCAGGGGTATGTGATCCTCGCTGGCGGTGCAGGTATTCGATACGTTGGCGATGATTCTTCTATGATCCACGCCCGCGAGACGTTCCTTTCGGGTGGCCATTTCGCGCCATTCGTCGAGGCCGTGAGTAATTCCGTTCACCTCGCCTTGGATGAGGCTAATGTTCCGGATGATGCCTCTCCTGTGATTTGTGAGGTCGGTGCCGGCACTGGCTACTACTTGGCACATGCACTGGATGACATTGAGAACTCTCGCGGCATTGGCATTGACGTTTCTGTGCCAGCGGCGAAGATGTTGAGCAAGTGCCATCCACGCGTGGGCGCTGTCGTAGCAGATGCATGGTCGCGATTGCCGCTTCGCGACGCCTCTATCGATGCCATTACCGTTGTCTTTGCACCTCGTAACGCCTCCGAGTTCGCCCGTGTGCTCAAACCTGGCGGCCAAGTTATCGTATTGACAGCCGACGCAGGTCACCTCGAAGAACTGCGCGAGCCTCTGGGCATTATCGGCGTGGAAAAGGACAAAGTCCAACGCATGATTGATCAAGCAGCAGACAACCTTGTGCCTGTTTCTGATCCAGAACCCATTGAGTTCACCATGCACTTAGATCAAGACTCCATCGCCTCCCAGATCGGTATGAGCCCCTCAGCTCGCCATATTCACCCCGATGTACTAGGAGAGAGGATTGCCACCCTCCCTAGTGTCATGGACGTGACCGCGCGTGCGATGATCACACGTTTTGCCAAGATCGATTAG
- a CDS encoding GH32 C-terminal domain-containing protein, translated as MTHRPELHVTPEIGILDAPAGALFDGTTWHLFHQFRPKATAPSRWAHDYATTAPFNWEICDDVIAPQGDEIRLRAGSVTSDGNTTRLYFTSITNEGDSIHLAEITDLDATTYDVNDDATTTDPHVTRLGQVVTDQGGYTNFRSPCVVPNWVTADDRDEGHSGWIMLAVTGDMDEPTLVILDSENGTDWELRGPLKVVGNSGIEGERLVAPRIIRLRDEIDQNVYDILIVTIEIGGIDRSGYLVGKLHNNIFTVVSPFTRIDYGHDFTRPRNTNYTSHLSSSVAPEHRYSHAHVFGLMNGIGRLDDATTHLSFREEQWANCLSLPRRMTLQGGKIYHTPVAGLPDAIRDSDHAIMWTGLLDVPLGEKVTVELVDTTGNIAAKITHYGDLLELDRSMNPHHEGDDIAVAPLTEDDTDSVTIIVDGSTVEVFADGGQIAMASRVYFNGYCEAFTPQASDGADILRSDVTKPLG; from the coding sequence ATGACACATCGGCCAGAACTCCATGTCACCCCAGAAATCGGAATCCTCGATGCCCCTGCAGGTGCGCTTTTCGACGGCACCACGTGGCACCTCTTCCATCAGTTCCGCCCCAAAGCGACAGCGCCCTCCCGCTGGGCCCACGACTACGCCACCACCGCCCCCTTTAACTGGGAAATCTGTGATGACGTTATCGCCCCACAAGGAGACGAAATCCGACTGCGCGCAGGATCTGTCACCTCTGATGGCAACACCACCCGCCTTTATTTCACCAGCATCACAAACGAAGGCGACTCAATCCATCTGGCCGAAATCACCGATCTAGACGCCACCACCTATGACGTCAACGATGATGCGACAACCACCGACCCCCACGTCACAAGGCTCGGACAAGTAGTCACAGACCAAGGCGGCTACACCAACTTCCGCTCCCCCTGTGTAGTTCCCAACTGGGTCACCGCCGATGACCGCGACGAAGGCCACTCCGGTTGGATCATGCTCGCTGTCACCGGCGACATGGACGAACCCACCCTCGTCATCCTCGACTCCGAAAACGGAACCGATTGGGAACTACGCGGACCACTAAAAGTCGTAGGAAACTCCGGCATCGAAGGCGAACGCCTCGTCGCACCACGAATCATTCGCCTCCGCGACGAAATCGACCAAAACGTCTACGACATCCTCATCGTCACCATCGAAATCGGCGGCATCGACCGCTCCGGCTACCTCGTTGGCAAACTCCACAACAACATCTTCACCGTCGTCTCCCCCTTCACCCGCATCGACTACGGACACGACTTCACCCGACCACGCAACACCAACTACACCTCCCACCTCAGCAGCAGCGTGGCCCCCGAACACCGCTACAGCCACGCCCACGTCTTCGGACTCATGAACGGAATCGGACGTCTCGACGACGCCACCACCCACCTCAGCTTCCGCGAAGAACAATGGGCCAACTGCCTCTCACTACCACGACGCATGACCCTCCAAGGCGGAAAGATCTACCACACCCCCGTCGCAGGGCTTCCCGACGCCATCCGCGACTCCGACCACGCAATCATGTGGACTGGCCTCCTAGACGTACCTCTAGGAGAGAAAGTAACCGTGGAGCTCGTCGATACCACCGGAAATATCGCCGCAAAGATTACTCACTATGGCGACCTCCTAGAGCTCGATCGCTCCATGAATCCTCACCACGAAGGCGATGACATCGCCGTTGCACCATTGACAGAAGACGACACCGACTCCGTAACAATCATCGTTGACGGTTCCACCGTGGAAGTCTTCGCTGACGGCGGACAAATCGCCATGGCTAGCCGTGTGTACTTCAACGGCTACTGTGAAGCCTTTACACCGCAGGCAAGCGACGGCGCTGACATCCTCCGCAGCGACGTGACAAAGCCACTCGGCTAA
- the budA gene encoding acetolactate decarboxylase has protein sequence MDDHNALLAERHTIFQSSLMTALLDGIYDGEISIGELLGHGNFGIGTFDALDGEMVILDGVCYQLRGDGSASEAALTQRSPFAIATNFVPRLKARVPRGMHRSELSDFITSLLPSENYMYAVRISGMFSSVSVRTVTKQERPYRPMTQATGDDAELEFTNVSGVVAGFRTPIYEKGIGVPGCHVHFIDTDRTSGGHVLDFTMSEGTIEVCPGTDLQLRLPLTQDFSKASLAPDDLDAQIHATEVKG, from the coding sequence ATGGATGACCATAACGCGCTGCTCGCTGAGCGCCATACGATTTTCCAAAGCTCACTCATGACCGCCCTCCTAGACGGTATCTATGACGGTGAAATTTCCATCGGCGAATTACTGGGACACGGCAACTTCGGCATAGGCACATTTGATGCCCTCGACGGGGAAATGGTCATCCTCGACGGAGTCTGCTACCAACTTCGTGGCGACGGATCCGCCAGTGAAGCAGCGCTTACACAACGCAGTCCATTCGCCATCGCCACAAACTTTGTGCCACGGCTTAAAGCTCGTGTACCACGAGGCATGCACAGGAGCGAACTCAGTGACTTCATCACCTCCCTCCTACCCAGCGAAAACTACATGTATGCGGTACGTATTTCCGGAATGTTCTCATCAGTCAGCGTCCGCACCGTGACCAAGCAAGAACGCCCTTACCGCCCGATGACACAAGCGACTGGCGACGACGCCGAACTCGAATTCACCAACGTCTCCGGTGTCGTAGCTGGTTTTAGAACCCCCATCTATGAAAAAGGCATAGGCGTACCTGGCTGCCACGTCCACTTCATCGACACCGACCGCACCAGCGGCGGCCACGTCCTCGACTTCACCATGTCTGAAGGCACCATCGAAGTCTGCCCAGGAACCGACCTCCAGCTGCGCCTGCCGCTGACCCAAGACTTCAGCAAAGCATCCTTGGCGCCAGACGACCTCGACGCACAAATCCACGCAACCGAAGTGAAAGGCTAA
- the glgA gene encoding glycogen synthase, with translation MRVAMMTKEYPPEIYGGAGVHVAELTRHMRDIVDVDVHCMGAPRNEDNVYTYGVDPELTSANAALQTMSTGLRMAHAAAHADVVHSHTWYTGLGGHLAGLLHEVPHIVTAHSLEPDRPWKREQLGGGYDVSSWSEQNAMEYADAVIAVSAGMKDAILRAYPRIDADKIRVVLNGIDTQLWQPRPTFDDAEHSVLRDLGIKPDQPIVAFVGRITRQKGVEHLVKAARYFSPGVQLVLCAGAPDTPEIAARTQHLVEELQAEREGVVWVQEMLSKDKIQEILTAADAFVCPSIYEPLGIVNLEAMACATAVVASDVGGIPEVVVDGTTGSLVHYDPNDTDTFEHDLAEAVNAMVADRKRAAAFGIAGRNRAVSEFSWDSIAQQTVDVYSSLL, from the coding sequence ATGAGAGTTGCGATGATGACCAAAGAATACCCACCTGAGATCTACGGCGGTGCAGGAGTTCACGTCGCCGAGCTCACCCGCCACATGCGCGACATTGTCGACGTCGACGTCCATTGCATGGGCGCTCCACGAAACGAAGACAACGTCTACACCTATGGCGTTGACCCTGAACTCACCTCGGCCAACGCCGCCCTACAAACCATGTCCACAGGACTACGCATGGCACACGCCGCAGCCCACGCTGATGTAGTCCACTCCCACACGTGGTACACGGGACTAGGAGGGCATCTAGCGGGGCTTCTTCACGAAGTACCCCACATCGTCACAGCCCACTCCCTCGAACCCGACCGCCCATGGAAGCGGGAACAACTTGGTGGTGGCTACGATGTTTCCTCCTGGTCAGAACAAAATGCCATGGAATACGCCGACGCTGTGATCGCAGTGTCAGCCGGAATGAAAGACGCTATTCTGCGTGCTTACCCGCGCATCGACGCCGATAAAATCCGCGTCGTACTCAACGGCATCGACACACAGCTTTGGCAACCACGCCCCACTTTTGACGACGCCGAACACTCAGTACTCCGCGACCTCGGGATCAAACCAGACCAGCCCATAGTCGCCTTTGTTGGCCGAATCACACGCCAAAAAGGCGTGGAACACTTAGTCAAAGCCGCTCGCTACTTCAGCCCAGGAGTCCAGCTCGTTTTGTGCGCCGGAGCCCCCGACACCCCAGAAATTGCGGCACGCACCCAACACCTCGTAGAAGAACTACAAGCAGAACGCGAAGGCGTTGTTTGGGTACAAGAAATGCTGAGCAAGGACAAGATTCAAGAGATCCTCACCGCCGCTGACGCTTTCGTCTGCCCCTCCATCTACGAACCACTCGGAATCGTCAATCTCGAGGCCATGGCATGCGCCACCGCCGTTGTCGCCTCAGATGTGGGCGGAATCCCCGAGGTAGTCGTCGACGGCACCACCGGAAGCCTCGTCCACTACGACCCCAACGACACCGATACCTTCGAACACGACCTCGCCGAAGCCGTCAACGCCATGGTCGCCGATCGAAAACGCGCCGCAGCTTTCGGTATAGCAGGACGCAACCGCGCAGTATCCGAGTTCTCGTGGGACTCCATCGCACAACAAACCGTCGATGTGTACTCCTCCCTCCTATAG
- the glgC gene encoding glucose-1-phosphate adenylyltransferase, which translates to MGFVRSKQNVLAIVLAGGEGKRLFPLTEDRAKPAVPFGGTYRLIDFVLSNLVNAGYLKICVLTQYKSHSLDRHISQAWQFSGPTSQYIASVPAQQRLGKRWYMGSADAILQSLNLVYDERPDYVLVFGADHVYRMDPEQMVADHIASGKAVTVAGIRVPRSEASAFGCIQADENNNITEFLEKPADPPGTPDDPSMTFASMGNYVFSTDALIQALKEDENNPDSEHDMGGDIIPYFVSMGQANVYDFNKNVVPGSTDRDRAYWRDVGTVDAFYEAHMDLISVHPVFNLYNQQWPIRSTERGDLPPAKFVQGGIAQASMVAQGSIVSGSTVRNSVVSTDVVVEEGATVEGSVIMPGARIGKGAVVRHCILDKNVVVSDGQVIGVDRERDELRFQISPGGVVVVGKNSVV; encoded by the coding sequence TTGGGCTTTGTGAGGAGTAAACAGAACGTTTTAGCAATTGTCCTTGCCGGTGGAGAAGGTAAGCGGCTGTTCCCGCTCACCGAAGATCGTGCCAAGCCAGCTGTTCCTTTCGGCGGTACGTACCGGCTTATCGATTTCGTGTTGTCTAACCTAGTCAATGCCGGATATTTAAAGATTTGTGTGCTGACTCAGTACAAGTCTCATTCCCTTGACCGCCATATTTCCCAGGCGTGGCAGTTCAGCGGCCCTACCAGTCAGTACATTGCGTCGGTGCCGGCGCAGCAGCGTTTGGGGAAGCGCTGGTACATGGGCTCCGCGGATGCAATTTTGCAGTCGTTGAACTTGGTGTACGACGAGCGTCCTGATTATGTTTTGGTGTTTGGTGCTGACCATGTTTACCGCATGGATCCTGAGCAAATGGTGGCAGACCATATTGCTTCAGGTAAGGCCGTGACCGTTGCAGGAATTCGTGTGCCTCGTTCGGAAGCGAGCGCATTTGGTTGCATTCAAGCAGATGAAAATAACAACATCACTGAGTTTTTGGAAAAGCCAGCGGATCCTCCCGGTACGCCTGATGATCCGTCGATGACGTTTGCCTCCATGGGAAATTACGTCTTTTCTACAGATGCCCTCATTCAGGCGTTGAAAGAAGACGAAAACAATCCCGATTCCGAGCACGATATGGGTGGAGACATCATCCCATATTTCGTGAGCATGGGTCAGGCGAATGTTTACGACTTCAACAAGAATGTTGTGCCTGGTTCCACCGACCGTGATCGGGCTTACTGGCGCGACGTTGGTACCGTCGACGCCTTCTACGAGGCGCATATGGATTTGATCTCTGTGCACCCAGTGTTCAACCTCTACAACCAGCAGTGGCCTATTCGTTCCACCGAGCGTGGCGACCTGCCACCAGCGAAGTTCGTTCAGGGTGGTATCGCACAGGCTTCTATGGTTGCCCAAGGCTCCATCGTGTCCGGTTCTACTGTGCGTAACTCGGTTGTCTCTACTGATGTTGTGGTGGAAGAAGGCGCCACAGTCGAAGGCTCCGTGATTATGCCAGGTGCGCGCATCGGCAAGGGGGCAGTGGTGCGTCACTGCATCTTGGATAAGAACGTGGTCGTTTCCGACGGTCAAGTCATTGGCGTTGATCGTGAGCGCGATGAGCTACGCTTCCAGATCAGCCCAGGTGGCGTGGTAGTCGTCGGTAAGAACTCCGTCGTATAA